In Anaerolineales bacterium, one DNA window encodes the following:
- a CDS encoding PPOX class F420-dependent oxidoreductase: MTKPIPASHLDLLTRPIHGVLTTLMPDGQPQSSLVWCDFDGECARINTSLERQKGKNMGANPRVSLLIVDPEDTGRFIQIRGQVELIREDALTHLDQITRQYTKHPQYYGYVFPLEKRGQETRVICRIHATRVTLDAIHR; the protein is encoded by the coding sequence GTGACAAAGCCCATTCCCGCCTCCCATCTGGACCTATTGACTCGTCCCATCCATGGAGTGTTGACCACGCTGATGCCCGATGGCCAGCCACAATCCAGCCTTGTGTGGTGTGATTTTGACGGCGAATGCGCCCGCATCAACACTTCATTAGAGAGGCAAAAAGGAAAAAATATGGGGGCAAATCCGAGGGTTTCCCTGCTGATCGTTGACCCGGAAGATACCGGAAGATTCATCCAAATCCGTGGTCAGGTGGAACTGATTCGGGAAGACGCACTCACCCACCTTGACCAGATCACACGACAATACACAAAACACCCGCAATATTACGGATATGTATTCCCGCTTGAAAAACGCGGGCAAGAAACCCGCGTGATCTGCCGCATCCATGCGACAAGGGTTACACTGGATGCGATCCATCGTTGA
- a CDS encoding PPOX class F420-dependent oxidoreductase encodes MTGRIPASHLDLVHAPRVAALTTLMPDGQPQTTVVWCDYDGEYIRVNTMRGFRKEKNMRANPKVTLLCYDPREPLRSLEIRGEVVEMTEHGAMEHLNGLSELYTGESPYFGKCVPAEFREKETPILCRIHPLHVVALDARKKEAAS; translated from the coding sequence TTGACAGGTCGAATTCCCGCTTCGCACCTGGACCTTGTGCATGCCCCTCGTGTGGCGGCTTTAACCACCCTCATGCCGGATGGACAACCCCAAACCACCGTCGTGTGGTGCGACTATGATGGGGAATACATCCGTGTAAATACCATGCGCGGCTTCCGCAAAGAGAAGAACATGCGCGCCAATCCAAAAGTGACCCTGCTCTGCTACGACCCGCGCGAACCATTGCGCTCGCTTGAAATTCGTGGCGAAGTTGTAGAAATGACCGAACATGGCGCAATGGAACATTTGAATGGATTATCGGAACTGTACACGGGGGAATCGCCCTACTTCGGCAAATGCGTGCCTGCCGAATTCAGGGAAAAGGAAACACCCATATTATGCAGGATTCATCCATTGCATGTCGTTGCTTTGGATGCGCGGAAGAAGGAGGCAGCATCGTGA
- a CDS encoding SLC13 family permease, which translates to MTFEMYLALGILFFAILFFVTEWLRVDVVALIVVISLMLTGMLKPAEAIAGFSNPVVLTIAALFVIGGGVLQTGLAASIGNQVLKIAGTNPTRLIVTVMLAVALLSAFMSDTGTVAVLLPAVISLAASAHISPSKLLIPLSYGALLGGAATLIGTPPNLIVSDVLRESGARPFQFFDYTPIGILLIMAGVVFMLTIGKRLLPDHVPAQDLQRVSTPEEIVQRYRLPDNLFRLRVRQTSPLVGKTITEGEFGAQFNVNIIELRRKPEARTMVKFGETRLVWQAEKLKGIKPSVETKFQADDLILVQGSSADVAHLAASWKLGVQPAEADDDKSLINQEVGLAEVILTPESHLIDKNLTDLRFGGQYHLTVLGIQRPGANELLNLKTTTLRFGDILLVQGAWENILALRKRRRDFVVMGQPEQLSGPASRSKAPIAALIMFIMLLTMIGEALPLVTTSMLAALLMIITKCLTIDEAYGYIDWKSIVLVAGMLPMSTALERVGLVSLGAQSLTNTLGSLGPVWVLGGLFLATSIFTQVLSNTATAVLVAPLALAAANNLGVQPHAFLMGVGVAASMAFASPVASPVNTLVMGAGNYRFSDYIKIGMPMLIISLVIAMLVLPLIFPF; encoded by the coding sequence ATGACATTTGAAATGTACTTGGCGTTGGGCATCCTGTTCTTCGCCATACTCTTCTTTGTTACCGAATGGCTGCGCGTGGACGTGGTGGCACTGATCGTGGTCATCTCGCTCATGCTCACGGGCATGCTCAAACCCGCCGAAGCCATTGCCGGGTTCTCCAACCCGGTCGTATTGACCATCGCAGCACTGTTCGTCATAGGCGGGGGTGTACTCCAAACGGGACTTGCCGCATCCATCGGCAACCAGGTGCTGAAGATCGCAGGGACAAATCCCACCCGGCTGATCGTCACCGTGATGCTGGCCGTCGCGCTGCTGTCTGCATTCATGAGCGACACCGGCACCGTGGCAGTGCTCCTTCCCGCAGTTATTAGTCTCGCAGCGAGCGCACACATCAGTCCGTCGAAATTATTGATCCCCCTTTCCTACGGCGCACTTCTCGGCGGCGCGGCAACCTTGATCGGCACGCCGCCCAACCTGATTGTCAGCGATGTCCTGCGCGAAAGCGGCGCGCGTCCTTTTCAATTTTTTGATTACACCCCCATTGGCATCCTGTTGATCATGGCGGGTGTGGTCTTCATGCTGACGATCGGAAAACGCCTCCTGCCCGACCATGTGCCCGCCCAGGACTTGCAGAGAGTTTCCACACCCGAGGAAATCGTGCAGCGCTACCGCTTGCCGGATAATCTTTTCCGATTGCGCGTGCGACAGACCTCTCCACTGGTTGGGAAGACCATCACTGAAGGTGAATTCGGTGCCCAGTTCAATGTCAACATCATTGAGTTGAGGCGAAAACCTGAAGCGCGCACCATGGTCAAGTTCGGGGAGACACGGCTTGTATGGCAGGCGGAGAAATTGAAAGGCATAAAACCCTCCGTTGAGACAAAATTCCAGGCGGATGATCTGATCCTCGTCCAAGGCTCGTCTGCCGATGTGGCTCATCTGGCTGCATCGTGGAAATTGGGTGTGCAGCCCGCCGAAGCCGATGACGACAAATCGCTCATCAACCAGGAAGTGGGACTGGCGGAGGTAATTCTGACACCCGAGTCGCACCTGATCGATAAAAACCTAACGGACCTTCGTTTTGGCGGTCAATATCACCTGACTGTTCTTGGCATCCAGCGCCCCGGCGCAAATGAGCTGCTCAACCTGAAAACCACCACCCTGCGCTTCGGTGATATCCTGTTAGTACAGGGGGCATGGGAAAATATCCTTGCCCTGCGCAAGCGCCGCCGCGACTTTGTCGTCATGGGGCAGCCTGAACAGTTATCGGGACCTGCCAGCAGGTCCAAAGCGCCGATCGCTGCGCTCATCATGTTCATCATGCTCCTGACCATGATCGGTGAGGCGCTGCCCCTGGTCACAACGTCGATGCTGGCGGCTTTGCTGATGATCATCACAAAATGCCTGACCATTGACGAAGCTTATGGGTACATTGACTGGAAATCCATCGTACTGGTGGCGGGCATGCTGCCAATGAGCACTGCCCTCGAAAGAGTTGGGCTGGTCAGCCTCGGTGCGCAATCCCTGACGAACACACTTGGTTCGCTTGGTCCTGTTTGGGTCTTGGGAGGCTTATTCCTGGCAACATCGATCTTTACGCAGGTGCTCTCCAACACGGCCACTGCCGTGCTGGTCGCTCCACTGGCACTGGCCGCAGCCAATAATTTGGGCGTGCAGCCGCATGCCTTTCTCATGGGTGTCGGCGTGGCGGCATCCATGGCGTTTGCCTCTCCGGTCGCCTCCCCGGTCAACACATTGGTTATGGGTGCAGGCAACTATCGTTTCAGCGACTATATCAAGATCGGCATGCCGATGTTGATCATCAGCCTGGTCATCGCCATGTTGGTGTTGCCGTTGATATTCCCGTTTTAG
- the recJ gene encoding single-stranded-DNA-specific exonuclease RecJ: MTRWLDPQPVDVSSLSPLDLPPLVAQTLLRRGISRPEDAEAFLYPEKNPSTQFPDIEAAVNIIDLAIRNGDGICIWGDFDVDGQTSTALLVQTLQVLDANVTYYVPVRGRESHGVHIESLKPVIDNGAKLLLTCDTGITAHDAIDYANSRGVDVIVTDHHDLGETLPNAKAIVNPKLLPQDHPLRNLAGAGVAYKLAEALLIENRKSEIENLLDLVALGLVADIALLQNETRSLVKQGIRQLRRTNRIGLKMMADLAGVSLDTLTEETIGFTFAPRLNALGRLGDANPAVELLLTDDSARARVLAAQIEGLNAQRRLLTSQVYEAAEGQLKANPGLLAEPVILLSHPNWPGGVVGIVANKLVERYHKPALLFTESDDGILRGSARSIEGLHITEAVATQKDLLLGYGGHPMAAGMSLDSDKLDEFRRGLGKAIEQQLGDIVFEEPALQIDAWLALSDLNISFADSLELLAPFGAGNPQLTLATRNVTLKSVKEIGKTREHLRLNVEDEHGEMGSFLWWGGAGEELPPAGGKFDIAGSLRASSFRGQKQVTLQFKEFRVVEEQPVEVQESGIDIRDMRLNVSTFERLDAETLIWAEGADKARGKFRFDLRQSDELAIYTTPPSPTELQKVLKIVKPKIVHIFAVPPAEEKPDNFLKRLAGLCKFALSKKTGKTTIHELAATMAARASAVQIGLEWLAATGQLSVNIEEDDVILSREMQGKNPYLQSELFTALKGILNETNAYRRYFATADLKAIF, translated from the coding sequence ATGACCCGCTGGCTCGACCCTCAACCCGTAGACGTTTCGTCTCTCTCTCCCCTCGACCTGCCTCCCCTCGTAGCGCAGACTCTCCTCCGACGCGGGATCAGCCGTCCCGAAGATGCGGAGGCGTTTCTTTATCCAGAAAAAAATCCTTCCACACAATTCCCCGATATCGAAGCTGCGGTCAACATCATCGACCTGGCCATACGCAATGGTGATGGGATATGTATTTGGGGCGATTTCGATGTAGACGGGCAGACATCCACTGCCCTGCTGGTGCAAACCCTTCAAGTGCTCGACGCGAACGTGACGTATTACGTCCCCGTACGCGGACGGGAAAGCCACGGCGTGCACATTGAAAGTTTGAAACCGGTCATTGATAACGGAGCGAAACTGCTGCTGACTTGCGACACGGGCATCACCGCGCACGACGCAATCGACTACGCCAATTCGCGCGGCGTGGATGTGATCGTCACCGACCATCATGATCTGGGGGAAACACTTCCGAACGCGAAAGCCATTGTCAACCCGAAATTATTACCCCAAGACCATCCATTAAGAAATTTGGCCGGCGCAGGTGTTGCCTATAAACTCGCGGAAGCGCTCTTGATCGAAAACCGAAAATCTGAAATCGAGAATTTACTTGACCTGGTCGCGCTTGGTTTGGTCGCCGACATTGCCCTGCTCCAAAACGAAACCCGCTCGCTTGTAAAACAAGGCATTCGACAGCTGCGCAGAACCAATCGCATTGGGTTGAAAATGATGGCGGACCTGGCAGGCGTATCGCTGGATACGTTGACAGAAGAAACCATCGGCTTCACCTTCGCGCCGCGTTTGAATGCACTCGGACGATTGGGAGACGCCAATCCCGCTGTTGAGTTACTGCTCACGGACGACTCCGCGCGTGCCAGAGTTTTGGCCGCGCAAATCGAAGGTTTGAACGCGCAACGGCGATTATTGACAAGCCAGGTGTATGAAGCGGCGGAAGGACAACTCAAAGCCAATCCCGGCCTGCTGGCCGAACCTGTCATCCTGCTTTCGCATCCCAACTGGCCCGGCGGCGTGGTGGGCATCGTCGCCAACAAGCTCGTCGAGCGGTATCACAAACCCGCCCTGCTCTTCACTGAATCCGACGACGGCATCCTGCGCGGATCGGCGCGCTCCATCGAAGGCTTGCACATCACGGAAGCCGTCGCAACGCAAAAAGATTTGCTGCTCGGATACGGCGGGCACCCCATGGCGGCAGGCATGTCACTTGATTCAGACAAGTTGGATGAGTTTCGACGCGGACTTGGCAAAGCGATCGAACAACAACTGGGCGACATCGTCTTTGAGGAACCCGCGCTTCAGATCGACGCCTGGCTTGCTCTCTCCGACCTGAACATTTCCTTCGCTGATTCATTGGAACTGCTCGCCCCATTCGGCGCAGGCAATCCCCAGTTGACTCTCGCCACCCGCAACGTAACCTTGAAATCCGTAAAGGAAATCGGAAAGACAAGAGAACACCTGCGTTTGAACGTGGAAGATGAACATGGAGAAATGGGCAGTTTTCTATGGTGGGGCGGTGCAGGCGAAGAACTGCCCCCTGCCGGCGGAAAATTCGACATCGCCGGTTCCCTGCGCGCCAGCTCCTTCCGCGGACAGAAACAGGTCACACTGCAATTCAAGGAATTCAGGGTCGTTGAAGAACAGCCTGTCGAAGTTCAAGAATCGGGAATCGATATTCGAGACATGCGCCTGAACGTTTCAACGTTTGAACGTTTGGACGCTGAAACGTTGATCTGGGCGGAAGGCGCGGATAAAGCCAGGGGAAAATTCCGTTTCGATTTGCGCCAATCGGACGAACTCGCAATCTATACCACGCCCCCATCCCCCACTGAATTGCAGAAAGTATTGAAGATCGTCAAGCCAAAGATCGTTCATATCTTTGCCGTCCCTCCCGCGGAAGAAAAACCCGACAACTTCCTAAAACGGCTGGCAGGGTTGTGCAAATTCGCATTAAGTAAAAAAACAGGCAAAACCACCATCCATGAACTGGCGGCGACGATGGCAGCGCGCGCGAGTGCCGTGCAGATCGGGCTGGAATGGCTGGCCGCAACCGGGCAACTCTCCGTAAACATCGAAGAGGATGACGTCATATTGTCCAGGGAAATGCAGGGGAAGAATCCGTATTTGCAATCAGAATTATTCACCGCATTGAAGGGCATACTCAACGAAACGAATGCGTATCGGAGATATTTTGCAACAGCTGATTTGAAGGCCATTTTCTAA
- a CDS encoding helix-turn-helix transcriptional regulator, which translates to MKNRLKVLRAERDWSQADLADKLGVSRQTVNAIETGKYDPSLPLAFKIAELFQMKIEEIFIPVEKK; encoded by the coding sequence GTGAAGAACCGCCTCAAGGTCCTGCGCGCTGAAAGGGACTGGTCGCAGGCTGACCTTGCCGATAAACTGGGCGTCTCGCGACAGACGGTCAATGCCATTGAGACGGGAAAATACGACCCCAGCCTGCCGCTGGCGTTCAAGATCGCGGAATTGTTTCAGATGAAGATCGAGGAGATTTTCATTCCCGTCGAAAAGAAGTAA
- a CDS encoding APC family permease — MSNLFVRKATGLVRSWSVMDAFIYALFSINLITLGLYSFSQMYYFEGGMVNALIISALFIFFEVVVYAALIAVMPRSGGDYVWQSRILGGAVGFILAVTGWWFILWLWVPLYGDMFRHIVLVPLLGVFGAKDLALWFAGTNVGSFTASIITLAIVSLFIMLGMKTYARIQKFSFYGGMLGLLIVIVLLLTGSPEAFKSGLEANAASMFGAEAGVYDATVALGTEAGAITPFAGGSLAVIFLVIPYMVFFNLWPNWGATLYGEVRGATDFKRNVAGMGWALGITTLLGIVLLFAIRNTIGWDFYVQAGAAWWNYAWGYSEVAPALPVWPYPAMLAAFLTTNRFVQFLVVGLMSLWWFGWCATVFLSSTRVIFAAAFDRLLPESVAKLDERTGTPVNALLLMVVPSLVVAYMFAFDIANFQTLTLCSTLVIAVTFLGTTISAIVLPYTKPDLYKASPIAKYNVFGLPLISVAGVIFGGFLVYLLYQWIFDPNLLYGIGISNTSSVYYMLGNYVLAAVIYYGFKSYRKSKGIDLSKVQAEIPVE; from the coding sequence ATGAGCAACTTGTTTGTCCGTAAAGCGACCGGCCTGGTGCGTTCCTGGTCGGTCATGGACGCGTTCATCTACGCGTTGTTTTCCATCAACCTGATCACCCTCGGTCTGTACAGTTTCAGTCAGATGTATTATTTCGAGGGCGGCATGGTGAATGCGTTGATCATCAGCGCATTGTTCATTTTCTTTGAAGTCGTTGTGTATGCCGCGTTGATCGCCGTCATGCCCCGTTCGGGCGGCGATTACGTCTGGCAGAGCCGTATTCTCGGCGGCGCAGTCGGCTTCATCCTGGCAGTCACAGGCTGGTGGTTTATTTTGTGGCTGTGGGTTCCCCTGTATGGTGATATGTTCCGCCATATTGTGCTTGTGCCTTTGCTCGGTGTTTTTGGCGCGAAGGACCTGGCGTTATGGTTTGCAGGCACCAATGTCGGTTCATTCACGGCTTCGATCATTACGCTTGCGATTGTCAGCCTCTTCATCATGCTTGGCATGAAGACCTATGCACGCATTCAAAAATTTTCCTTTTACGGCGGTATGCTGGGCCTGCTCATTGTCATCGTGCTGTTGCTGACGGGTTCCCCTGAAGCCTTCAAGTCGGGACTGGAGGCGAACGCCGCTTCCATGTTTGGTGCGGAAGCCGGCGTGTATGATGCGACGGTTGCACTGGGGACCGAGGCCGGCGCAATCACTCCGTTTGCGGGCGGCTCACTGGCTGTGATCTTCCTCGTCATTCCCTACATGGTCTTCTTCAATTTATGGCCCAACTGGGGCGCAACCCTCTACGGTGAAGTGCGCGGCGCAACCGATTTCAAGCGTAATGTCGCGGGAATGGGCTGGGCGCTCGGCATTACGACCCTGCTGGGCATCGTCCTGCTCTTTGCCATCCGCAATACGATTGGCTGGGATTTCTATGTTCAGGCCGGAGCCGCGTGGTGGAATTACGCCTGGGGCTACAGTGAAGTGGCGCCTGCGCTCCCAGTCTGGCCCTATCCCGCCATGCTGGCTGCCTTCCTCACCACGAATCGGTTTGTGCAATTCCTCGTGGTTGGATTGATGAGCCTGTGGTGGTTTGGCTGGTGCGCCACCGTCTTCCTTTCCTCCACCCGCGTGATCTTTGCCGCCGCGTTTGACCGGCTGCTCCCCGAATCGGTCGCAAAACTGGATGAGCGCACCGGCACTCCGGTCAACGCCTTGTTATTGATGGTGGTTCCATCGCTTGTGGTTGCCTATATGTTCGCGTTCGACATCGCCAACTTCCAGACGTTGACGCTTTGCTCCACGCTGGTCATCGCGGTGACGTTCCTCGGCACCACGATCTCCGCGATCGTCCTGCCGTATACCAAACCCGACCTGTACAAAGCCTCGCCCATCGCAAAATACAATGTGTTCGGCCTGCCGCTGATCTCGGTGGCCGGTGTGATCTTTGGCGGTTTCCTTGTCTATCTGCTCTATCAGTGGATATTCGACCCGAACCTTCTGTATGGCATCGGCATCAGCAACACCAGCTCCGTCTATTACATGCTCGGTAATTATGTGCTTGCCGCGGTGATCTACTACGGATTCAAATCCTATCGCAAGAGCAAGGGCATTGACCTGAGCAAGGTTCAGGCTGAGATCCCGGTGGAGTAA
- a CDS encoding tryptophanase: MTKPYLPEPFRIKVTEAIHLIPREARKAALKEAGYNLFLMNAEDMFIDLLTDSGTGAMSSEQWAAIMRGDESYAGARSFHRLKAAVEDVFGFKHFAPTHQGRAAENILAACLVKPGQWVPSNMHFDTTDANIRARQGRPANLVIDEAHDPENRHPFKGNMDIAKLKAFIAKYGREQIPLGMITVTNNAGGGQPVSMENLKQVADVYHENGIPFFIDAARYAENCFFIKEREPGYGQKSVKEIAREMFSLADGMTMSAKKDAIVNIGGLLCLNDEMLFQNIKNELILREGFPTYGGLAGRDLDAMAVGLYEGLDEDYLRYRLGQTAYLASRLNEAGIPTIQPTGGHGVYVNAGAIFPHIPNYEFPAQALAVELYREGGIRGVEIGSVMFACLDPETQKWHYPKLELLRLAIPRRTYTQSHLDYVADCFAAIKSRADKIRGYKFTYAPELLRHFTARFEPL, encoded by the coding sequence ATGACCAAGCCATATCTGCCCGAGCCCTTTCGTATCAAGGTGACCGAAGCCATCCATCTCATTCCGCGTGAAGCGAGAAAAGCTGCCTTAAAAGAAGCGGGCTACAACCTGTTCCTGATGAACGCCGAAGACATGTTCATTGACCTGCTGACCGACTCCGGCACAGGCGCGATGAGTTCCGAGCAATGGGCGGCCATCATGCGCGGCGACGAATCCTACGCGGGCGCGCGCTCCTTCCATCGGCTCAAAGCCGCGGTGGAGGATGTTTTCGGCTTCAAGCATTTTGCCCCCACTCATCAGGGACGCGCCGCCGAAAATATTCTGGCCGCGTGTCTGGTGAAGCCCGGGCAATGGGTTCCCAGCAACATGCACTTCGACACCACCGACGCCAACATCCGCGCGCGGCAGGGTCGTCCCGCCAACCTCGTCATTGATGAAGCGCACGACCCCGAAAACCGCCATCCCTTCAAGGGCAACATGGACATCGCCAAACTCAAAGCCTTCATCGCAAAGTATGGGCGTGAACAAATTCCGCTGGGGATGATCACAGTCACCAACAATGCGGGCGGCGGACAGCCCGTCTCGATGGAGAATCTCAAACAAGTGGCGGATGTCTATCACGAGAACGGAATCCCGTTCTTCATCGACGCTGCACGCTACGCCGAAAACTGCTTCTTCATCAAGGAGCGGGAGCCCGGCTACGGGCAGAAGTCGGTCAAGGAGATCGCGCGTGAAATGTTCTCGCTGGCAGACGGCATGACCATGTCCGCGAAAAAGGATGCCATCGTCAACATCGGCGGACTGCTGTGCTTGAACGATGAAATGCTCTTCCAAAACATCAAGAACGAGCTGATCCTGCGCGAAGGCTTCCCCACCTATGGTGGACTGGCAGGACGCGACCTCGACGCAATGGCGGTGGGACTGTACGAAGGCTTGGACGAAGACTACCTGCGCTACCGCCTCGGGCAAACCGCGTATCTCGCCTCGCGCCTGAATGAAGCGGGCATTCCCACCATCCAGCCGACCGGCGGGCACGGTGTGTACGTCAACGCGGGCGCGATCTTCCCGCACATTCCCAATTACGAATTCCCCGCGCAGGCATTGGCGGTAGAACTGTACCGCGAAGGCGGCATCCGTGGCGTGGAGATCGGCTCGGTTATGTTCGCCTGTCTAGACCCCGAAACGCAAAAATGGCATTACCCCAAACTCGAACTCCTGCGCCTCGCCATCCCACGGCGAACGTACACGCAAAGCCACCTCGATTACGTGGCAGATTGTTTCGCCGCGATCAAATCACGCGCGGACAAAATCCGCGGGTATAAATTCACCTACGCGCCGGAGTTGCTGCGCCATTTCACGGCAAGGTTCGAGCCGCTGTAA
- a CDS encoding tryptophan 2,3-dioxygenase family protein — protein MSDQLYYSDYLELATILDSQHPKSDLKTDEMLFIIIHQAYELWFKMVIHELDRVREIFSQDNVNDNAGEMSIAVHKLKRVAKIFEVVNQQVNILETMTPMDFLEFRDLLQPSSGFQSLQFRIIEAKLGLKMEQRYKANYYKNTRPGGFDQQDYKTINQVETEATLKGLVIQWAERTPFFDESLWTEYQSQFPVEDGLQKFWNDYKQIYKNSLTTPVEMRQMEELKRIFYKEGLGEFSVGAMRAVLFIMLYRNLPIFQQPFDLLTTLIDIDELLSQFRYKHMLIARRMIGMRAGTGGTSGAGYLEGALRQHYIFKELTEVSTFLVERSRLPDLPSAVRERMSFNTP, from the coding sequence ATGAGCGACCAACTGTACTACTCCGACTATCTCGAACTCGCTACAATTCTCGACAGTCAGCATCCCAAAAGCGACTTGAAAACAGATGAGATGCTGTTCATCATCATCCACCAGGCCTATGAGCTGTGGTTCAAGATGGTCATCCACGAATTGGACCGGGTGCGGGAGATCTTTTCTCAGGACAACGTCAACGATAACGCGGGCGAAATGAGCATCGCCGTCCATAAGTTAAAGCGGGTGGCGAAGATCTTCGAGGTGGTCAACCAGCAGGTCAATATTCTCGAAACGATGACGCCGATGGACTTCCTAGAATTCCGCGACCTGCTCCAGCCGTCTTCGGGATTCCAAAGCCTGCAATTCCGCATCATCGAAGCAAAACTTGGTTTGAAGATGGAGCAGCGCTACAAGGCGAACTACTACAAGAACACGCGTCCGGGTGGATTCGACCAACAGGATTACAAGACCATTAACCAGGTCGAGACGGAAGCGACGCTCAAAGGGCTGGTCATCCAATGGGCGGAGCGAACTCCCTTTTTCGATGAGTCGCTCTGGACGGAGTATCAATCCCAATTTCCCGTCGAAGACGGTTTGCAAAAATTCTGGAACGACTATAAACAGATCTACAAGAACAGCCTGACCACGCCCGTCGAAATGCGCCAGATGGAGGAATTGAAGCGTATCTTTTACAAGGAGGGCCTGGGTGAATTTTCGGTGGGTGCGATGCGCGCGGTGCTTTTCATCATGCTGTACCGCAACCTGCCCATCTTCCAGCAGCCGTTCGACCTGCTCACTACGCTGATCGACATCGACGAACTGCTTTCGCAATTCCGCTACAAGCACATGCTCATAGCGCGGCGGATGATCGGCATGCGCGCCGGCACGGGCGGCACGAGCGGAGCGGGCTACCTCGAAGGCGCGCTGCGGCAGCATTACATCTTCAAGGAACTGACCGAGGTCTCGACCTTCCTCGTGGAAAGGAGCCGCCTCCCAGACCTGCCGAGTGCAGTAAGGGAAAGGATGAGTTTCAACACTCCATAA